A genomic stretch from Edaphobacter aggregans includes:
- a CDS encoding DUF6988 family protein: MTDAIQADLLRAQQMHQIISDTLAGNYDADTRSTLFAGFMSICLCHHEAILSLLTNDRLTASALALMRPLVEAGCRGLFVKFEATEEEVEIVRTGGEPYPTFRKLIEVLDNRFGTDKLFGQYGDMWKLLNDFTHTGIEQLSNRFDENGSIGSHHSEATICELINSSTSTMTRIAIPFLGSQKSPEAATIINDAYVGLYPIPDRSPATSTPNR; encoded by the coding sequence ATGACAGACGCAATACAGGCCGACCTTTTACGCGCTCAACAGATGCATCAGATAATTTCGGATACCTTGGCCGGAAACTACGACGCAGACACACGAAGCACCCTTTTCGCAGGGTTTATGTCGATTTGTCTCTGTCATCATGAGGCTATCCTTTCTTTGCTAACGAACGATAGGTTGACCGCTTCTGCCTTGGCCTTAATGAGGCCCCTAGTGGAAGCGGGATGCCGTGGTTTGTTCGTCAAGTTCGAGGCAACGGAGGAAGAAGTTGAGATCGTCAGAACTGGCGGCGAACCGTATCCCACTTTCCGCAAATTGATTGAGGTTCTCGATAACCGCTTCGGCACCGATAAATTGTTCGGTCAATACGGAGACATGTGGAAACTACTAAACGATTTCACGCATACCGGAATAGAGCAACTCTCCAATCGATTCGATGAGAACGGCTCGATCGGATCACATCACAGCGAAGCGACAATCTGCGAACTGATCAACAGCTCCACATCCACCATGACGCGCATCGCAATTCCTTTTCTCGGTTCGCAAAAGAGCCCAGAAGCGGCAACCATAATCAATGACGCTTATGTCGGTCTATATCCAATCCCCGATCGATCACCAGCTACCTCAACACCAAACCGTTAA